From a region of the Salinispira pacifica genome:
- a CDS encoding AAA family ATPase gives MKPESNDLFTGKPEDHQAGAPGSEPLASRMRPRTIQEFAGQDHILAPGRLLRRAIEADQLSSLIFSGPPGTGKTTLARIIANHTQSRFQSLNAVLTGVKDIREAIEEAQNQRNYYNTRTILFIDEVHRWNKSQQDALLPWVENGTVILIGATTENPFFEVNQALVSRSRIFQLKSLEARDLEQIFDQALNDPLRGYGNYDIEIDDDAKEHLISSARGDARSLLGALELAVETSVPDFPPPPGSRIHIDMGIAEDSIQQKAVLYDKSGDYHFDSISAFIKSIRGSDPDAALYWMAKMVNAGESPSYIFRRMLISAAEDVGLADPQALIQVQSAAQAFDRVGLPEGQFFLAQAALYLATSPKSNSSLGFFDALEAVKAESAMSEVPNHLKDANRDKEGFGHGKGYLYPHAYGEHWVAQNYLPESLRGRVFYHGGKLGLEGERYPRVLRRRELQLEVEDEPFQEVLSYSGSNSSSPEYAKLMKHGWIERSRGSGSIRWEELRSRLFDFLQEHRGLTRHSRLGVFGGHIAPLVWEGLRRCREGFCAGIFSDDGEKERFNYLAAQLPELDAPLVLGMDDEKTGLPPMDLLLIHRKPGRGHREISAEKNLRKLILHNNPQAETAVLEPALDEMPPFSLWLTDVLESPRGAEYLPEMDSALMAAFQEAERAHFRKFSPDRSPQSGNVSNIITLDTGRVPDPGSIGSWLANEDYRKGLLEHLSENELKRIEHGSGGLAASDTRTDLPSWKRYYRIIVE, from the coding sequence ATGAAACCGGAATCCAATGACCTTTTTACCGGAAAGCCCGAGGATCATCAAGCTGGAGCCCCGGGCAGCGAACCTCTTGCAAGCCGTATGCGGCCCAGAACCATTCAAGAATTCGCCGGACAGGATCATATCCTTGCCCCGGGACGTCTGCTCAGACGGGCGATAGAAGCCGACCAGCTCAGTTCTCTCATTTTTTCCGGCCCCCCGGGTACCGGAAAGACCACCCTGGCAAGAATTATTGCGAATCATACCCAAAGCAGATTCCAGAGTCTCAACGCCGTTCTCACTGGAGTGAAGGATATCCGTGAGGCGATTGAGGAAGCCCAGAATCAACGGAATTATTATAACACCAGAACCATACTTTTCATCGACGAGGTTCACCGCTGGAATAAATCCCAACAGGATGCCCTTCTTCCCTGGGTGGAAAACGGCACGGTTATTCTCATCGGCGCCACGACCGAAAACCCGTTCTTTGAGGTTAACCAGGCGCTGGTCTCCCGAAGCAGAATATTTCAGCTGAAAAGCCTGGAAGCCCGGGATCTGGAACAGATATTTGATCAGGCCCTGAACGATCCCCTGAGGGGATACGGCAATTATGATATTGAAATTGATGATGATGCAAAGGAGCACCTTATCTCATCCGCCCGTGGGGACGCCCGGAGTCTCCTGGGGGCCCTTGAGCTGGCGGTGGAGACCAGCGTCCCCGACTTTCCCCCTCCCCCGGGAAGCCGGATTCATATAGATATGGGCATTGCCGAGGACAGCATACAGCAGAAGGCGGTGCTGTACGACAAAAGCGGCGATTATCATTTTGACAGCATCTCCGCATTCATCAAGAGCATCAGAGGATCCGATCCAGACGCTGCCCTGTACTGGATGGCCAAAATGGTAAACGCCGGCGAAAGTCCGTCATACATTTTTCGGAGAATGCTCATCAGTGCAGCGGAGGATGTGGGGCTTGCGGATCCCCAGGCCCTGATTCAGGTCCAGTCCGCAGCCCAGGCCTTTGACAGGGTGGGTCTGCCGGAGGGGCAGTTTTTTCTGGCCCAGGCGGCGCTGTATCTTGCCACTTCGCCGAAAAGCAACAGCAGCCTCGGCTTCTTTGACGCTCTTGAGGCGGTAAAGGCCGAATCGGCAATGAGCGAAGTTCCCAACCATCTGAAAGATGCGAACAGAGACAAGGAAGGATTCGGCCACGGCAAGGGGTACCTGTATCCCCACGCCTACGGCGAGCATTGGGTGGCCCAGAATTATCTTCCTGAATCTCTGCGGGGCCGGGTGTTCTACCACGGAGGAAAACTGGGACTGGAAGGTGAACGCTACCCCCGGGTGCTGCGCCGCCGGGAACTGCAGCTTGAAGTTGAGGACGAACCTTTTCAGGAAGTGCTGAGTTATTCTGGAAGCAACAGCTCTTCTCCTGAGTATGCGAAACTCATGAAGCACGGATGGATAGAGCGCAGCCGGGGCTCGGGAAGCATCCGCTGGGAGGAATTGCGGAGCCGGTTGTTCGATTTCCTCCAGGAACACCGGGGGCTGACCAGACACAGCAGGCTTGGAGTGTTCGGCGGCCACATTGCCCCCCTTGTGTGGGAGGGATTGCGACGCTGCCGGGAAGGATTCTGTGCAGGTATTTTTTCCGATGACGGAGAGAAGGAACGTTTCAACTACCTTGCCGCCCAGTTGCCGGAACTGGATGCCCCACTGGTGTTGGGAATGGATGATGAGAAAACCGGACTTCCTCCCATGGACCTCCTTCTCATACACCGGAAACCGGGAAGAGGGCACCGGGAGATTTCGGCAGAAAAGAACCTACGGAAGCTCATTCTCCACAATAATCCCCAGGCGGAAACGGCGGTGCTTGAGCCCGCCCTGGATGAAATGCCGCCGTTCTCCCTGTGGCTGACAGATGTTCTGGAGAGCCCCCGGGGAGCTGAATACCTGCCGGAAATGGATTCTGCGCTCATGGCTGCTTTTCAGGAAGCCGAACGGGCCCATTTCCGGAAATTCAGTCCGGACAGATCCCCCCAGTCTGGAAACGTTTCAAATATCATCACCCTGGACACCGGCAGGGTACCTGACCCGGGAAGTATAGGCTCCTGGCTTGCCAATGAAGACTACCGGAAGGGTTTGTTGGAACATCTGTCTGAAAATGAGCTGAAACGGATTGAACATGGTAGCGGAGGGTTGGCAGCATCGGACACCCGGACGGACCTTCCCAGCTGGAAACGGTATTACCGGATTATCGTTGAATAA
- the tig gene encoding trigger factor, with protein MIESKNVERLENSKVRLSVTVAKEAAQKEYDGLLKQYSKKAHIKGFRPGKAPAAVLEQKFGDSIRVEAAQKLIEESLKTIYEEIDEKPLQYAAPELDGELEFNPGQEFKFAVTYDIFPEVDVKEAGGITVEEPQVTIGKDAIEAELKQIQEQNAIVSEKSEGTVEKDNIITINYSELDENGEEIQGSSREDYSFTVGSGYNLYKIDDDVLGMKLDEEKTFTKKYGDDVDDPSLAGETKNIKVKVTKIKEKDLPELDDELAQDVDEKYSTLDDLKKDIKKRLATNKDNQLRKVKTDALVEQLVEKNPVELPDSMVQAELNANWQNFIRQFGGDEKMVESLLGAQNNTRETLFNEWRPGAEQRLKSQIILSKLIEDREIEASDEEVDTEIKKVADQNNMSEEEVRNYYQQNQMMEYIRQDIKERKLVDRLLEENTVKKGKKVKYLDFIQSNA; from the coding sequence ATGATCGAATCAAAAAACGTTGAGAGACTTGAAAACAGCAAGGTGCGTCTTTCGGTAACCGTCGCAAAAGAGGCTGCTCAGAAAGAATATGACGGCCTGCTGAAGCAATATTCAAAAAAAGCTCATATCAAGGGCTTTCGCCCCGGCAAGGCTCCGGCAGCAGTTCTTGAACAGAAATTCGGCGACAGCATTCGGGTGGAAGCCGCTCAAAAGCTGATCGAGGAGAGTCTGAAGACGATTTATGAAGAAATCGATGAGAAGCCTCTTCAGTACGCCGCCCCGGAACTGGACGGGGAGCTGGAATTCAACCCCGGTCAGGAGTTCAAGTTCGCAGTAACCTACGATATTTTTCCCGAAGTTGATGTGAAGGAAGCCGGCGGCATAACCGTGGAAGAGCCTCAGGTTACCATTGGAAAAGACGCCATTGAAGCGGAACTGAAGCAAATTCAGGAACAGAATGCCATTGTGAGCGAAAAATCCGAAGGTACCGTGGAAAAAGACAATATCATCACCATCAATTATTCCGAACTTGATGAAAACGGTGAAGAGATCCAGGGAAGCAGCCGGGAGGATTACAGCTTCACCGTAGGAAGCGGATACAATCTCTATAAGATCGATGACGATGTTCTGGGTATGAAACTTGATGAGGAAAAAACCTTCACCAAGAAGTACGGTGATGACGTTGACGACCCATCTCTGGCCGGAGAGACCAAAAATATCAAAGTAAAAGTTACCAAGATCAAGGAGAAGGATCTTCCCGAGCTGGATGATGAACTTGCCCAAGACGTGGATGAGAAATACTCCACCCTGGATGATCTGAAAAAAGACATTAAGAAGCGTCTGGCTACCAACAAGGACAACCAGCTGCGGAAGGTGAAAACCGATGCCCTGGTTGAACAGCTGGTGGAAAAGAATCCCGTAGAGCTTCCCGACAGCATGGTTCAGGCCGAACTCAATGCCAACTGGCAGAATTTTATCCGTCAGTTCGGCGGCGATGAGAAAATGGTTGAATCTCTTCTGGGAGCCCAGAACAATACCCGGGAAACACTGTTCAATGAATGGCGCCCCGGCGCAGAACAGAGACTCAAGAGCCAGATCATCCTCTCCAAGCTCATTGAAGACCGGGAAATCGAGGCTTCCGACGAGGAAGTTGACACTGAAATCAAGAAAGTCGCCGATCAGAACAACATGAGCGAAGAAGAAGTGCGGAACTACTATCAGCAGAACCAGATGATGGAATACATCCGCCAGGACATCAAAGAACGCAAACTGGTGGACCGGCTACTGGAAGAGAATACCGTGAAGAAAGGGAAAAAAGTGAAGTATCTGGACTTCATTCAGTCAAATGCGTAG
- the clpP gene encoding ATP-dependent Clp endopeptidase proteolytic subunit ClpP yields the protein MNVQNNNLVPVVIEQTGVGERSYDIYSRLLKDRIIFLDGEIHDINADIVVAQLLFLESQDPDKDISLYINSPGGSVTAGLAIYDTIQYIRADVQTICMGQAASMAAVLLASGTAGKRLALPSSRVLLHQPWGGVQGQASDIGIQAREMVRLKNLLIDIFVNHSGQDRDTVIRDLERDFFMGAEESKEYGIVDSVLVRGKNE from the coding sequence ATGAACGTACAAAATAACAATCTTGTTCCGGTGGTAATCGAGCAAACCGGTGTTGGCGAACGCAGTTACGACATTTACAGCCGGCTCCTGAAAGACCGCATTATTTTCCTGGACGGCGAAATACACGATATTAACGCAGACATAGTGGTGGCACAGCTGCTGTTTCTGGAAAGCCAGGATCCGGATAAAGATATTTCCCTGTATATCAATTCGCCCGGCGGGTCGGTAACCGCCGGACTGGCCATTTACGATACCATTCAGTACATCAGGGCGGACGTACAGACCATCTGTATGGGACAGGCTGCCAGCATGGCCGCCGTTCTGCTGGCCTCGGGTACGGCGGGAAAACGTCTGGCACTGCCCTCCTCCAGGGTGCTTCTTCATCAGCCCTGGGGCGGCGTTCAGGGTCAGGCCAGCGACATCGGTATTCAGGCCCGGGAAATGGTTCGACTGAAAAACCTGCTCATCGATATTTTCGTGAACCACAGCGGACAGGACCGGGATACGGTAATCCGGGATCTTGAGCGGGACTTTTTCATGGGCGCTGAAGAAAGCAAGGAATACGGCATCGTGGACAGTGTACTTGTCCGGGGGAAGAATGAGTAA
- the clpX gene encoding ATP-dependent protease ATP-binding subunit ClpX, with product MSKKTDNNKSCSFCGKPGDYARRLIAGPGVYICDECVNVCKKILDEEEDEITTDFLDEVPSPQEIKEYLDEYVVGQDPAKKVLSVAVYNHYKRITQKHHLEDDIEIEKSNVLMLGPTGTGKTLLARTLARKLKVPFAIADATTLTEAGYVGEDVENILLKLYQAAGQDVSATERGIIYIDEIDKIGRKGENVSITRDVSGEGVQQALLKIIEGSIASVPPQGGRKHPSQEMIKIDTSNILFILGGAFVGLDKIIEGRISEHPMGFGATVKPKHEDTAALFKSLHPDDLVKFGLIPEFVGRLPIHVALDKLQEEDLVRILLEPRNSIVKQYTASLKLDDVELKFDEDAVKAIAGTAISRKTGARGLRSIVESTMIDIMFDLPSIEGEKQVIITEEVVINGTRPEIIQKTKKTA from the coding sequence ATGAGTAAAAAAACAGACAACAACAAATCATGTTCGTTCTGCGGCAAGCCCGGGGATTATGCCCGAAGGCTTATCGCAGGACCGGGTGTTTACATCTGCGATGAATGTGTAAATGTCTGTAAGAAAATTCTTGATGAAGAAGAGGATGAGATCACCACGGACTTCCTTGATGAAGTCCCCAGTCCTCAGGAAATCAAGGAATATCTGGATGAATATGTGGTGGGTCAGGACCCTGCAAAAAAGGTTCTCTCCGTGGCAGTGTACAATCACTACAAACGGATAACCCAGAAACATCATCTCGAAGACGATATTGAAATAGAAAAATCCAATGTTCTCATGCTGGGCCCCACCGGTACGGGAAAAACCCTGCTTGCACGGACTCTTGCCCGGAAACTGAAGGTGCCGTTTGCAATAGCCGACGCCACCACCCTCACCGAGGCGGGTTACGTGGGGGAAGATGTGGAGAACATCCTGCTGAAGCTGTATCAGGCGGCGGGACAGGATGTATCAGCCACCGAACGGGGCATTATCTACATCGATGAAATTGATAAAATCGGCCGGAAGGGCGAAAATGTTTCCATAACCCGGGATGTGAGCGGTGAAGGTGTACAGCAGGCCCTGCTGAAAATCATTGAGGGCAGCATCGCATCCGTACCCCCCCAGGGCGGACGGAAACATCCCAGCCAGGAAATGATCAAAATCGATACCAGCAATATTCTGTTCATACTGGGCGGAGCATTTGTAGGCCTGGACAAGATTATTGAAGGCCGAATTTCCGAACACCCCATGGGATTCGGAGCTACTGTGAAACCCAAACATGAGGATACGGCTGCATTGTTTAAATCCCTGCACCCCGACGACCTGGTGAAATTCGGACTGATTCCGGAGTTCGTGGGACGTCTTCCCATCCATGTGGCACTGGACAAACTGCAGGAAGAAGATCTGGTACGAATACTTCTGGAACCCCGGAACTCCATCGTGAAGCAGTACACCGCCAGCCTGAAACTGGATGATGTTGAACTGAAATTCGATGAAGATGCGGTAAAAGCCATTGCCGGAACTGCTATCAGCAGAAAAACCGGTGCCCGTGGACTGCGTTCCATTGTAGAATCCACAATGATCGACATCATGTTTGACCTTCCCTCCATAGAAGGGGAAAAACAGGTTATTATTACCGAAGAAGTGGTAATCAACGGTACACGGCCGGAAATAATTCAGAAAACGAAGAAAACTGCCTGA
- the lon gene encoding endopeptidase La, producing MKIFTKPKAGGAVNELPLIAIKDLVLFPHSASPVYIQKSAGLKSVEQAMSGKRQIMLAYFSGDETALKMENLNTVGTVARIVQVMKLPNNSSRILLEGVERGEIQSIHQNDGIFTAKVQSLSLENQLTPDVATRMRALQDNFKTFARDNKKIPRELLQAIGRADNPHNLIDQILSQTGIPYQRKLEFLNQTDTIQRLDDLALELESETEIQSLRKDISKRVKQRMDDNHREFVINEQIKELNKELGKEESDPTGVKELERHFEQADLPEEVQAKVETELKRLKRLQPISPEAGILRGYLEWIADLPWNNFSEDRIDLDEAASILDQDHYNMKEPKDRILDFLAVLQMKQNMKGPILCFVGPPGTGKTSLGKSLARAMGREFVRISLGGVRDEAEIRGHRRTYVGALPGKIIQGLKRAGSSNPVFLLDEIDKLSSDHRGDPSSALLEVLDPEQNKNFVDHYMEVAVDLSKVLFVTTANSLHGIPYPLLDRMEIIQIPGYTSIEKSKIAEGFIIPKQLKEHGLDWADVKFSKEAVKTVIDGYTRESGVRNLEREIAKALRKIARKAVEDGIIPPQEVSDTDIDSGEAEPSETDQADKSDTPQDVSEQDAAEQDGSEPDDAAHPEFKFHVGTRDVKKLLGTRKFDTDILYKDNPAGLVYGMAWTELGGKLLPVEAIILNPEGSGDMTLTGSLGDVMKESARIALSVARKIIEDGVLEVESDIAVKADIHIHVPEGAIPKDGPSAGITLTTALLSIFSGKQLPEFTAMTGEITLTGRILPVGGIKEKVLAAHRNGFKTILLPAKNSKDYEELPPEVKKAVTFHFVEDIHQAISHIFLAE from the coding sequence ATGAAAATATTCACGAAACCAAAGGCTGGAGGGGCAGTAAACGAACTGCCCCTTATTGCCATTAAAGATCTTGTACTCTTCCCCCATTCCGCCAGCCCGGTGTACATCCAGAAATCCGCCGGGCTCAAATCTGTGGAACAGGCCATGTCCGGCAAGCGTCAGATCATGCTTGCCTATTTCAGCGGTGACGAGACTGCCCTGAAGATGGAAAATCTGAACACAGTGGGTACGGTTGCCCGGATCGTCCAGGTGATGAAGCTGCCCAACAACAGCTCCCGAATTCTCCTGGAAGGAGTTGAACGGGGGGAAATTCAGAGCATACATCAGAATGACGGCATATTTACCGCCAAAGTGCAAAGCCTTTCTCTGGAGAACCAGCTCACACCGGATGTGGCAACCCGCATGCGGGCTCTTCAGGATAATTTCAAAACCTTCGCAAGAGACAACAAAAAAATTCCCCGGGAACTGCTTCAGGCCATCGGCAGAGCGGATAACCCCCATAATCTCATTGATCAGATCCTCTCCCAGACCGGTATTCCCTATCAGCGAAAGCTTGAGTTTCTGAACCAGACCGACACCATTCAAAGGCTGGATGACCTTGCCCTGGAGCTGGAATCGGAGACGGAGATTCAAAGTCTCCGCAAGGATATCAGCAAAAGAGTCAAACAGCGGATGGACGACAACCATCGGGAATTTGTGATCAATGAACAGATCAAGGAGCTCAACAAGGAGCTGGGAAAGGAAGAAAGCGATCCTACCGGGGTGAAGGAACTGGAGCGGCATTTTGAGCAGGCCGACCTTCCGGAAGAAGTTCAGGCCAAGGTGGAAACCGAGCTGAAGCGGCTGAAACGCCTCCAGCCCATCAGCCCCGAGGCGGGAATTCTCCGGGGCTACCTGGAATGGATTGCCGACCTTCCCTGGAATAATTTCAGTGAGGACCGGATCGACCTGGATGAAGCGGCATCCATTCTCGACCAGGATCATTACAACATGAAGGAACCGAAGGACCGGATACTGGACTTCCTTGCGGTACTTCAGATGAAGCAGAACATGAAAGGTCCCATTCTCTGTTTCGTCGGACCTCCGGGAACCGGGAAAACCAGCCTGGGGAAAAGCCTTGCCCGGGCCATGGGCCGGGAATTTGTCCGTATCAGCCTGGGAGGTGTGAGGGATGAAGCAGAAATCCGGGGACACCGCCGAACCTATGTGGGCGCCCTGCCCGGTAAGATCATTCAGGGACTGAAGCGGGCCGGAAGTTCAAACCCCGTATTTCTTCTGGACGAAATAGATAAGCTCTCTTCCGATCATCGGGGAGACCCCAGTTCCGCACTTCTTGAAGTACTGGATCCGGAACAGAATAAAAACTTCGTGGACCATTACATGGAGGTGGCGGTGGATCTTTCCAAAGTGCTATTTGTCACCACCGCCAACAGCCTTCACGGAATTCCATATCCTCTCCTGGACCGGATGGAAATCATCCAGATCCCAGGCTATACATCAATCGAGAAGAGTAAAATCGCCGAAGGATTCATAATCCCCAAGCAGCTGAAAGAACATGGTCTGGATTGGGCAGATGTAAAATTCTCCAAGGAAGCTGTCAAAACGGTGATCGACGGATATACCCGGGAAAGCGGCGTGCGGAATCTTGAGCGGGAAATCGCCAAGGCTCTTCGGAAAATCGCCCGCAAAGCGGTTGAGGACGGCATTATCCCCCCTCAGGAAGTATCTGACACCGATATCGACTCCGGGGAAGCAGAACCTTCAGAAACCGATCAAGCCGACAAAAGCGACACTCCACAGGACGTCTCTGAACAGGATGCCGCTGAACAGGACGGCTCTGAACCAGACGATGCGGCACATCCGGAATTTAAATTCCATGTGGGTACCCGGGATGTGAAAAAGCTGCTGGGCACCAGAAAATTCGACACGGATATTCTCTACAAGGATAATCCGGCGGGGCTCGTGTACGGGATGGCCTGGACAGAGCTGGGCGGGAAGCTGCTTCCCGTGGAAGCCATTATCCTCAACCCCGAAGGATCGGGAGATATGACTCTCACCGGCAGTCTGGGAGATGTTATGAAGGAGAGCGCCCGAATAGCTCTCTCGGTTGCCCGAAAAATCATCGAAGACGGTGTGCTGGAAGTGGAATCTGATATTGCAGTCAAGGCGGACATTCACATTCATGTTCCCGAAGGCGCCATCCCCAAAGACGGCCCAAGCGCCGGTATCACCCTCACAACTGCCCTGCTGTCCATCTTTAGCGGAAAACAGCTGCCCGAATTCACCGCCATGACCGGTGAGATCACCCTGACCGGGAGAATCCTGCCGGTGGGAGGAATCAAGGAAAAAGTACTGGCCGCCCACAGAAACGGGTTCAAGACCATTCTGCTTCCGGCAAAAAATTCAAAGGATTACGAAGAACTTCCCCCGGAGGTGAAAAAAGCAGTCACATTTCATTTCGTAGAGGATATTCATCAGGCAATCTCACATATTTTTCTTGCAGAATAA
- a CDS encoding DHH family phosphoesterase, which yields MQYTPVPPSLIDLIATHDLFYIVSHVDPDGDCIGSSLALGEFLTRLGKSVQYFNEGPFGRREIKEFAHFFHSGFSREHRRNKDSAVAVVLDCSTLDRIGSLADDVADMTTAVIDHHSSGRDFGDVKFINPSCPSTSLLVQQLIESLGEKPTLKESEYIFFAFATDTGFFRHLGENSQASFQLVAKLVEAGASPRRMYEQISSGVSLESRQHLGMLLNRVESHFQGKFLYTWENLQEINSYGRTNRDSDSLYQQLMNVEGVEILLVLREEEPGKAAGSIRTREVIDAGKLAARFGGGGHARAAGFLSDLSVEETRKQVFPVIEKLLSSL from the coding sequence ATGCAATATACGCCGGTCCCCCCATCTCTTATCGATTTAATCGCTACTCATGATCTATTCTATATAGTCTCCCATGTGGATCCCGACGGAGACTGTATAGGTTCCAGTCTTGCACTGGGGGAATTTCTTACACGGCTGGGCAAAAGCGTGCAGTATTTTAACGAGGGGCCCTTCGGTCGAAGGGAGATCAAGGAGTTCGCCCACTTCTTCCACTCCGGTTTCAGCCGGGAGCATCGGCGCAATAAGGACAGTGCGGTGGCGGTGGTCCTGGACTGTTCCACTCTGGACCGTATCGGTTCGCTGGCGGATGATGTGGCGGACATGACCACAGCAGTGATAGATCATCACAGCAGCGGCAGAGATTTCGGGGATGTGAAGTTCATTAACCCGAGCTGCCCATCCACTAGCCTTCTTGTCCAGCAGCTGATTGAAAGCCTTGGCGAAAAACCTACTCTGAAAGAATCCGAGTATATATTTTTCGCCTTCGCCACCGATACGGGCTTTTTTCGCCATTTGGGAGAAAATTCTCAGGCCAGTTTTCAGCTGGTTGCAAAGCTGGTGGAAGCCGGAGCTTCTCCTAGAAGGATGTATGAACAGATATCCAGCGGAGTAAGTCTGGAAAGCCGCCAGCATCTGGGAATGCTTCTCAACAGGGTTGAAAGCCATTTTCAGGGTAAATTCCTGTATACCTGGGAAAATCTTCAGGAGATCAACAGCTACGGTCGAACTAACCGGGACTCAGACAGTCTCTACCAGCAGCTGATGAATGTGGAAGGGGTTGAAATCCTGTTGGTACTCCGGGAAGAAGAACCGGGAAAGGCAGCCGGTAGCATTCGAACCCGCGAGGTCATAGATGCAGGCAAACTGGCAGCCCGTTTCGGCGGGGGAGGACATGCCCGGGCAGCGGGTTTTCTCAGCGATCTCAGCGTGGAAGAGACCCGTAAACAGGTATTTCCTGTTATCGAGAAGCTGCTCTCCTCGTTGTAA